From the genome of Deinococcus sp. JMULE3, one region includes:
- a CDS encoding NAD(P)H-binding protein, giving the protein MILVTAATGNVGRELVPQLLGAGLPVRAGSRHPDPARWPDAEVVTLDLTDQDSVRAAARGVTAAYLIVPETLEAADVRATLRTLRDEGVARVVLQSGFGVQGGGNLLGDAEAAVRASGLEWTILQPNWFMQNYNQMFRRGVRDRHEFAEPAGTHRTSFIDTRDIAAAAVTVLSGEGHAGRVYPLTGPASLDRHEVAAALSRALGHEVTYRPVDDDGFVEFLVSTGESDEEEARAIASIYPPIRADVTAPVTDDLPGLIGRAGYTIDDFARHYRADWQA; this is encoded by the coding sequence ATGATTCTCGTGACTGCCGCGACCGGAAACGTGGGCCGTGAACTCGTGCCTCAGCTGCTCGGTGCCGGACTGCCGGTCCGGGCCGGGAGCCGTCACCCGGACCCGGCGCGCTGGCCGGACGCCGAGGTGGTCACCCTGGACCTGACTGATCAGGACAGCGTGCGGGCCGCCGCGCGGGGCGTCACGGCCGCGTACCTGATCGTCCCGGAGACGCTGGAGGCGGCGGACGTGCGGGCCACGCTGCGCACCCTGCGGGACGAGGGTGTGGCGCGCGTGGTCCTCCAGAGCGGCTTCGGGGTGCAGGGCGGCGGCAACCTGCTGGGCGACGCCGAGGCCGCCGTGCGCGCCAGTGGCCTGGAGTGGACGATCCTGCAGCCGAACTGGTTCATGCAGAACTACAACCAGATGTTCCGCCGCGGCGTCCGTGACCGTCACGAGTTCGCGGAACCAGCTGGAACGCACCGCACGAGTTTCATCGACACGCGCGACATCGCGGCGGCGGCCGTGACGGTCCTCTCGGGGGAGGGGCATGCGGGGCGCGTGTATCCGCTGACCGGTCCGGCCTCCCTGGACCGGCACGAGGTGGCGGCCGCGCTGAGCCGCGCGCTGGGCCATGAGGTCACGTACCGCCCGGTGGACGACGACGGGTTCGTGGAGTTCCTGGTGTCCACCGGCGAGAGTGACGAGGAGGAGGCGCGCGCCATCGCCTCGATCTACCCGCCGATCCGCGCGGACGTCACGGCGCCCGTCACGGATGACCTGCCGGGCCTGATCGGCCGCGCCGGGTACACCATCGACGACTTCGCGCGGCATTACCGTGCCGACTGGCAGGCCTGA